One genomic region from Mytilus trossulus isolate FHL-02 chromosome 9, PNRI_Mtr1.1.1.hap1, whole genome shotgun sequence encodes:
- the LOC134684426 gene encoding uncharacterized protein LOC134684426: MNEISAEGKGTRNSSTTPTFITESSADNANDEYVERSTQSNVNQKTGSGTELSHSELYAPLAGGLVLFLSLFVGFNIWISRKCRTVNFKNEEEFLRVNTSSSAPISNTGTNYPQVENHVSVYEMINENEMIQ; this comes from the exons ATGAATGAAATATCAGCTGAAGGAAAGGGCACTAGAAACTCTTCAACTACACCAACATTTATTACTGAAAGTTCTGCAG ATAATGCAAATGATGAATACGTAGAGAGGAGTACACAAAGCAATGTTAATCAGAAAACAGGAAGCGGAACAG aattaAGCCACAGTGAATTATATGCTCCATTAGCAGGTGGACTGGTATTATTTCTGTCTTTATTCGTTGGATTCAATATTTGGATAAGTCGAAAATGCCGAACTGTGAATTTTAAAAACGAAGAGGAATTTCTGAGAGTAAATACTTCAAGCAGTGCCCCCATTTCAAATACAGGCACAAATTATCCTCAAGTTGAAAACCATGTGTCGGTATATGAGATGATAAATGAAAACGAGATGATACAAtag